The Dehalobacter sp. genome window below encodes:
- a CDS encoding NlpC/P60 family protein — protein sequence MTKKIVVTLLLSAILILGLAQVSSAALGDTLLKTGSTGPDVVELQTKLNYLGYSVGTVDGIFGLKTQAGVIAFQKAKNLSADGIVGPITGSAINTAYMNKAQGVKASAIVATAQKYIGVPYKWGGTYPSTGFDCSGFVQYVFAQNGITLPRISRDQYLVGKAVSFANLQPGDIVFFSIAKNGVVDHDGIYIGNNQFINASSSKGVVVYSFGTYWKSVYLGAKRVI from the coding sequence ATGACGAAAAAAATTGTTGTGACGCTGCTTCTTTCTGCTATCCTGATTCTCGGCTTAGCTCAGGTATCGTCTGCTGCCCTCGGCGATACACTTCTGAAGACAGGCTCGACGGGGCCGGATGTCGTGGAACTACAAACCAAACTCAACTATCTGGGTTACAGCGTCGGTACAGTGGATGGAATTTTCGGACTCAAAACTCAAGCCGGTGTCATCGCTTTTCAGAAAGCCAAGAATTTATCGGCTGACGGAATTGTTGGGCCGATCACGGGTTCAGCCATAAACACCGCCTATATGAATAAAGCGCAAGGCGTCAAAGCCAGCGCGATTGTTGCGACGGCCCAGAAATATATTGGTGTCCCCTACAAATGGGGAGGTACTTACCCATCGACTGGGTTTGATTGTTCCGGATTTGTTCAATATGTTTTTGCGCAAAACGGCATTACCCTGCCGCGTATTTCCAGGGACCAATACCTGGTTGGCAAAGCGGTCAGTTTCGCTAATTTACAACCGGGAGATATCGTTTTCTTTTCGATTGCCAAAAACGGTGTTGTTGATCATGACGGGATTTACATCGGCAATAACCAATTTATCAACGCTTCAAGCTCCAAAGGTGTTGTTGTCTATAGTTTCGGTACCTACTGGAAATCCGTATATCTCGGGGCAAAACGGGTGATTTAG
- a CDS encoding XRE family transcriptional regulator produces the protein MNEKVRDIAERIKGLRLLTGWAEEEAARKIGLPVQEYLKYEKGEDDIPISILYEIADCYQVDLTDVLTGVSPKLHDVCFIKKGQGLKVERYDQYDFQSLAYQYVNRKIEPLLVTLDAENSPELVSHHGQEFNFCLEGKMKVMIGSMEYVLDPGDSLYFNSLIPHKMLALEKRSAKFLTVILL, from the coding sequence ATGAATGAAAAGGTGAGGGATATTGCCGAGAGAATTAAAGGCTTAAGATTACTTACCGGTTGGGCCGAAGAAGAGGCTGCACGTAAAATCGGACTTCCTGTTCAAGAATATCTGAAGTATGAAAAAGGCGAAGATGATATTCCGATCAGTATTCTCTATGAAATTGCCGATTGTTATCAGGTTGATTTAACGGATGTTCTTACCGGCGTCTCGCCCAAACTGCATGATGTCTGCTTCATCAAAAAGGGGCAGGGACTCAAAGTTGAACGTTATGACCAGTATGATTTCCAGAGTCTGGCTTATCAGTACGTTAACAGAAAAATTGAACCGCTGCTGGTGACCCTGGATGCAGAAAATAGTCCTGAACTTGTTTCCCATCACGGACAGGAATTTAACTTCTGTCTGGAAGGCAAGATGAAAGTCATGATCGGCAGTATGGAATATGTACTGGATCCGGGAGACTCTCTGTATTTTAATTCCTTGATTCCACATAAAATGCTGGCCCTCGAAAAAAGATCAGCAAAATTTTTAACCGTCATACTTTTATAA
- a CDS encoding AEC family transporter gives MELQGVYNQLGILFLTILLGYVLAKVKVIPPAATQVFSKFVLTIALPALILSGMRVSFTTERLHTALFVFLLTIPCYGLAFLVGKLTAKILTKDRTREAIFNFGIVFANTGFLGFPIFQALYGKEAIFYAAIYNIMFNLLLYTLGIKIMNTDKTGHPTRLNLEKVINPGVGASIIGFILFITAVPLPEFMTGTIDAIGNTCVPLSMLTIGATLSELPLQKMFSDIGIYILSVVRLLVMPLLTLVMVKYIFQIDQMWLIAIPVIMAGMPIATNTVLMAIEYKNDAHLASQTVLISTLLSCLSIPLLIFVLSHF, from the coding sequence GTGGAACTACAAGGCGTCTATAATCAACTGGGGATTTTGTTCTTAACGATTTTACTGGGTTATGTCCTGGCCAAGGTGAAGGTTATCCCACCGGCAGCGACTCAGGTTTTTTCTAAATTTGTTCTGACCATTGCACTTCCGGCCTTGATCCTGTCCGGGATGAGAGTTTCTTTTACTACGGAGAGGTTGCATACGGCACTTTTTGTTTTCTTGCTTACGATACCCTGTTACGGTCTTGCCTTTCTCGTCGGGAAACTGACAGCGAAGATCCTGACCAAAGATCGGACCAGAGAAGCCATCTTTAATTTTGGAATTGTTTTTGCAAATACAGGCTTTTTAGGCTTTCCGATATTTCAGGCGCTCTATGGCAAAGAAGCAATATTTTATGCTGCGATCTACAATATTATGTTCAACTTGTTGTTGTATACACTTGGTATAAAAATCATGAATACGGATAAAACCGGGCATCCTACAAGGCTAAACCTGGAAAAGGTTATTAATCCGGGCGTGGGTGCGAGTATCATCGGGTTCATTCTGTTTATCACCGCTGTTCCGCTGCCCGAATTTATGACCGGCACGATCGATGCGATCGGAAATACCTGTGTTCCTCTGTCAATGCTGACCATCGGGGCGACATTAAGTGAACTGCCGCTTCAAAAGATGTTCAGCGATATCGGCATTTATATCCTGTCGGTCGTCAGATTGCTTGTGATGCCGTTATTAACCCTGGTTATGGTCAAATATATCTTTCAGATTGATCAGATGTGGCTGATTGCTATCCCGGTCATCATGGCCGGTATGCCTATTGCGACCAATACGGTTTTAATGGCGATTGAATATAAAAATGATGCACATCTGGCATCGCAGACGGTGCTGATTTCAACCTTGCTTAGCTGTTTATCGATTCCATTGCTGATATTTGTGCTGTCCCATTTTTAA
- the mutY gene encoding A/G-specific adenine glycosylase, which yields MNKLADLVDKSKDIQENPSEIAVLLLAWYDQNKRDLPWRRTNDPYAVWLSEIMLQQTRVDTVIDYYLRFLERFPDIDSLADAGEGDVLALWKGLGYYRRARNLHQAAIVVHDKYSGNFPRTYPEIRALPGIGDYTAGAIASIAYNLPYPAVDGNVLRVITRLLGLEADISQQKTLKQIAEMIREMIPKDRAGEFTQALMELGAMCCTPNTPGCRDCPWRTVCTAHRTHRETVLPVKKKAKKATCFNYWTALVCNDGDILMEYRSNTQLLGNMWGLPLVNKESGPSAEELYRRDWELDLRLIKHLGSVRHVFTHQVWQMDVILFSLKPDSEVKSGLAWISREKLKDLPIPKAFQKALQLMHSKGHTM from the coding sequence TTGAATAAATTAGCAGATTTAGTAGATAAATCAAAAGATATTCAGGAGAACCCGTCAGAGATTGCTGTGTTATTATTGGCCTGGTATGACCAAAATAAAAGGGATCTGCCCTGGAGAAGAACAAACGATCCCTATGCGGTTTGGTTATCGGAAATCATGCTTCAGCAAACACGGGTCGATACGGTTATAGATTATTACCTGAGGTTCCTGGAACGGTTCCCGGATATTGACAGTCTGGCTGACGCGGGCGAGGGGGACGTTTTAGCCTTATGGAAAGGTCTTGGTTATTACCGTCGGGCCAGGAACCTTCATCAGGCTGCCATCGTGGTACACGACAAGTACAGTGGGAATTTTCCGCGCACTTATCCTGAAATCCGCGCTTTGCCAGGAATCGGTGACTATACGGCTGGGGCTATTGCAAGCATCGCCTACAATCTGCCTTATCCGGCTGTTGATGGGAATGTTCTGCGGGTTATAACCCGTCTGCTTGGACTTGAAGCTGACATCAGCCAGCAAAAAACGCTAAAGCAAATTGCTGAAATGATTAGAGAAATGATTCCCAAAGATAGGGCGGGCGAATTTACCCAGGCGCTGATGGAACTTGGCGCAATGTGCTGTACACCCAATACTCCCGGTTGCCGGGACTGTCCCTGGCGTACCGTCTGTACGGCCCATCGTACGCACAGGGAGACTGTCCTGCCAGTTAAGAAGAAAGCAAAAAAAGCAACCTGCTTCAATTACTGGACGGCGCTTGTCTGTAACGACGGGGATATTCTAATGGAGTACCGTAGCAATACACAGCTGCTCGGCAACATGTGGGGACTGCCGCTCGTAAACAAGGAATCCGGTCCTTCTGCGGAAGAACTGTACCGTCGCGACTGGGAGTTAGATCTCCGACTTATTAAACACTTGGGCAGCGTTCGGCATGTTTTCACACATCAGGTCTGGCAAATGGATGTCATTTTGTTCTCGCTCAAGCCGGACTCGGAGGTAAAATCAGGGCTTGCCTGGATTTCCCGGGAGAAACTGAAGGACCTGCCGATTCCGAAGGCATTTCAAAAAGCCCTTCAGCTTATGCACAGTAAAGGTCATACAATGTAA
- a CDS encoding PilZ domain-containing protein: MEDFQEKRKFFRVDLIHDIPATAKISSINNRKVEVEKTFPITILDLSTGGIYAFIPVDIPVNIVIIDIMFTFENEEFSFNALIIRKTPKDDGFEYGMKFLFHSQKDESRITRCLNQYKIKHTRFMKIQLDLRKQKYIGCFVKGLELIEEPAYLITSRRIVVATNKAAQDSGVKLGERCYSTVAKRHRACPFCLLEDAKKADHLLETNAVIREQSCKARWLYLEDHYMIHYFTRKEGLKDE, translated from the coding sequence ATGGAAGACTTTCAGGAAAAACGGAAGTTTTTTCGCGTCGATTTGATCCATGATATTCCAGCCACAGCGAAGATTTCCTCGATTAACAACCGGAAGGTCGAAGTGGAGAAAACATTTCCGATTACGATCCTGGATTTGAGCACAGGCGGGATATATGCTTTTATCCCAGTGGATATTCCGGTTAATATTGTCATCATCGATATCATGTTCACGTTTGAAAATGAAGAATTTTCATTTAATGCGCTGATTATTCGCAAGACCCCCAAAGATGACGGCTTTGAATACGGGATGAAATTCCTTTTTCATTCCCAGAAAGATGAAAGCCGGATCACCCGATGTCTGAATCAATATAAAATCAAGCATACCCGCTTTATGAAGATCCAGCTTGATTTACGCAAACAGAAATACATCGGATGCTTTGTCAAGGGCCTGGAGCTGATTGAAGAGCCGGCTTATCTGATTACGAGCCGCCGGATCGTTGTTGCCACAAATAAGGCGGCACAGGACAGCGGTGTCAAACTTGGCGAGCGCTGTTATTCCACGGTTGCCAAACGGCATCGCGCCTGTCCGTTTTGCCTGCTGGAAGATGCCAAAAAAGCGGATCATCTTCTTGAGACAAATGCCGTTATCCGGGAACAAAGCTGTAAGGCCCGCTGGCTGTACCTCGAGGATCATTACATGATCCACTATTTTACGCGAAAGGAAGGGTTGAAAGATGAATGA
- a CDS encoding metallophosphoesterase, with protein MAKTIRFVHCAGFQFDSRSWERPACWTAMRNQDLWHTFEAVLTLCQKEKVDFLFVTGDLFDQENARKETVERVYRSFSGLKDTRVFITPGDQDPLVISSAYRFAEWPDNVHIFAGGVSHIEIPAKGTVIYGSGWTNYRQELIDLGMIQPVLHNAPIQMMLLHAEIASPKNTDRFIPLEPEAITASGLTYLALGHQQTFSGLHQIGDTFWADCGSPEARSFQDSGPHGVLFGETDGKLTQVDFVELGRRNYIEKFWPQAAEPKEIASGLLADTTKEERQRDLFRIVLSGPYPDPESTVQTLHQLLSEDFSYFEVYHTSQSGPALCADGNVVRRQTSSFPDLTEVFRRGIQKRLSSENRSEEQRRWELVQKIGLAAISQGREDYED; from the coding sequence ATGGCGAAAACCATCCGTTTTGTGCATTGTGCCGGATTTCAATTTGACAGCCGTTCTTGGGAAAGACCGGCTTGCTGGACAGCAATGCGCAATCAGGACTTATGGCATACCTTCGAGGCCGTCCTGACGCTTTGCCAAAAAGAAAAAGTGGATTTTCTGTTCGTGACAGGGGATTTATTCGACCAAGAGAATGCGCGTAAAGAAACGGTCGAACGTGTTTACAGGTCATTCTCCGGCTTGAAGGACACCCGTGTCTTTATCACGCCTGGGGATCAGGATCCTTTGGTCATCTCTTCGGCCTACCGTTTTGCTGAATGGCCCGATAATGTTCATATCTTTGCGGGGGGCGTCAGTCATATTGAAATTCCGGCCAAAGGGACTGTCATTTATGGCTCGGGATGGACGAATTACCGTCAGGAGCTGATTGATCTGGGGATGATTCAGCCTGTCTTACACAACGCACCTATTCAGATGATGCTGCTCCATGCAGAGATAGCGTCCCCCAAAAATACGGATAGGTTTATTCCTCTGGAGCCAGAGGCGATCACAGCAAGTGGTTTAACCTATCTGGCGTTAGGGCATCAGCAGACATTCAGTGGGCTGCATCAGATCGGGGATACTTTCTGGGCAGATTGCGGATCCCCTGAAGCCAGGAGTTTTCAAGACAGCGGGCCGCATGGCGTACTTTTCGGAGAAACAGACGGGAAATTGACACAGGTTGATTTTGTGGAACTTGGCAGACGGAACTACATTGAAAAGTTCTGGCCGCAGGCGGCTGAACCCAAAGAGATTGCTAGCGGGCTTTTAGCGGATACAACGAAAGAAGAACGGCAAAGAGATTTGTTCCGGATTGTTCTGTCTGGGCCATACCCGGATCCGGAAAGTACAGTCCAGACTTTGCATCAGCTTCTCTCCGAAGACTTCAGCTACTTTGAGGTTTACCATACATCCCAGTCTGGTCCGGCTCTTTGTGCCGATGGCAATGTTGTAAGACGCCAAACCAGCAGCTTCCCGGATTTAACCGAAGTATTCAGGAGAGGGATCCAAAAACGCCTTTCTTCAGAGAACCGGTCTGAGGAACAGCGGCGTTGGGAATTGGTTCAGAAAATTGGATTGGCTGCAATCAGTCAGGGACGGGAAGATTATGAGGATTGA
- a CDS encoding lysophospholipase translates to MREKDQIFATKWEPDILPAKAIILIIHGISEHSGRYAPFARDLTEAGYIVYAYDQRGHGKTAETAGMEGFAGQDGWNHMVHDVYDSVALIKKENPGLPLFIFAHSMGSFILQHYMHLYGDEQGVQGFILSGPGGDTTFMLYFGRFLCRMIALVKGKLYKSKLIHELTFKNFNARCAETRTEYDWLTTNPLVVDEYIQDIYCGGTCTLAFYHDFFAGILQVQKKSNIRKIPKDIPILILSGQMDPVGHYGEIITALRLRYQQAGIRDVTVKQYENCRHELHNETDRSQVLQDIIQWLSSKIGKNNIAHR, encoded by the coding sequence ATGAGAGAAAAGGATCAAATATTTGCAACTAAATGGGAGCCGGATATACTCCCTGCCAAAGCAATCATCTTGATTATTCACGGGATATCGGAGCATTCCGGCAGATATGCACCGTTTGCAAGGGACCTGACGGAAGCAGGGTACATTGTTTATGCCTACGACCAAAGAGGCCATGGCAAAACAGCTGAAACCGCAGGCATGGAAGGATTTGCGGGTCAAGACGGCTGGAACCATATGGTACATGATGTCTATGATTCTGTCGCCCTGATTAAAAAAGAAAATCCCGGACTGCCGTTGTTCATTTTTGCTCATAGTATGGGAAGCTTTATTCTTCAGCATTATATGCATCTCTATGGAGATGAGCAGGGAGTACAGGGGTTTATTTTATCCGGCCCAGGCGGAGACACGACGTTTATGCTGTATTTTGGCCGCTTTTTGTGTCGGATGATAGCTCTGGTCAAAGGAAAGCTTTACAAAAGCAAATTGATTCACGAGCTGACTTTTAAAAACTTCAATGCCCGGTGCGCAGAAACCAGGACAGAATATGACTGGCTTACCACCAATCCGCTTGTTGTCGATGAATATATTCAGGATATTTACTGCGGGGGAACCTGTACTTTAGCGTTCTATCATGATTTTTTTGCCGGAATTTTGCAAGTGCAAAAGAAGTCTAACATCAGGAAGATCCCGAAAGACATCCCGATTCTGATCCTCTCCGGCCAAATGGATCCTGTCGGCCACTACGGAGAAATTATCACAGCGCTGCGTCTGCGTTACCAACAAGCTGGAATTCGTGATGTTACTGTAAAACAATATGAAAACTGCAGGCATGAACTGCACAATGAAACAGACCGTTCTCAAGTTCTTCAGGATATAATTCAGTGGCTAAGTTCCAAGATTGGCAAGAATAACATAGCGCATAGATAG
- a CDS encoding bifunctional metallophosphatase/5'-nucleotidase, which produces MMKRIQFALVAFLIGTMFVLPINSPIASAETQKSMTILFTNDMHDHLLPVKDEQNGVINQSGGFARLQSAIAAAKENGPDTLLLDAGDYSMGTPFQTIFRTDSPELSVMGQMGYDVVTLGNHEYDYRAFGLADSLQAAVAARKNGGILPRIVQANIAFPAKEDGSLTPSLAALQQAYLDYGITEYTVVEKNGVKIGIFGLIGNDAASNAPKAEVEFTDPVANAERIVSVLKNQEKVDLIVCLSHSGIWEKASESEDQILAKKVPDIDVIISGHTHTKLEESIIEGKTLICSAGDSCKYLGVLQISQKSGSSDWGLVDYRLPAIDERLPEDPRIAGIVSQFKQQVQDKFFAPFQLNYDQILAESPYNFRKVNDILNTHQEDPLANLISDAYVYAVKKAEGSGYVPVDVAVVPAGTIRGTFFKGAITAADAFSVSSLGIGPDNIPGYPLVSVYLTGKELKTLCEVDASISPMMAEAQLFMSGINFTYNPNRMIFNKVTDAVLQKPDESIEEIDDTKLYRVVAGLYSAQMLSIVGDKSYGLLSIVPKTEEGTPVTDFEAQIVKDTAGNNAEVKEWQALALYLQSFAKVGGVPTISDDYGMILGRKVVDNSHHPISLLANPNKITLTVYTVVLVIALIIFVIYRIVTRRRRLARINQKSV; this is translated from the coding sequence ATGATGAAAAGAATCCAATTTGCTTTGGTTGCTTTCCTGATTGGCACAATGTTTGTTTTGCCCATTAATTCTCCTATTGCCTCGGCCGAAACTCAGAAGAGTATGACGATTTTGTTTACAAATGACATGCATGATCATCTCCTGCCGGTCAAGGATGAACAAAACGGTGTGATAAATCAGTCAGGCGGATTTGCCAGACTCCAGAGCGCCATTGCTGCCGCGAAAGAGAATGGCCCGGATACATTGCTCCTCGATGCCGGAGATTATTCCATGGGAACGCCATTTCAGACGATTTTTCGGACAGACTCCCCGGAGCTAAGCGTCATGGGGCAGATGGGGTATGATGTTGTAACCCTGGGCAATCACGAATATGACTACAGGGCTTTCGGACTGGCCGACAGCCTTCAGGCAGCTGTCGCTGCGCGGAAAAACGGGGGGATTTTGCCCCGGATCGTTCAGGCCAATATTGCCTTTCCGGCCAAGGAGGACGGCAGCTTAACGCCTTCGCTGGCAGCTCTGCAACAGGCTTATCTGGATTATGGGATCACCGAATACACCGTCGTTGAAAAGAATGGGGTAAAGATCGGTATTTTTGGCCTGATTGGAAACGATGCGGCATCCAACGCACCGAAAGCCGAAGTGGAATTCACCGATCCGGTCGCGAACGCCGAACGGATCGTTTCGGTCCTGAAAAACCAGGAAAAAGTTGATTTAATTGTCTGCTTATCCCATTCCGGGATCTGGGAAAAGGCATCCGAATCTGAAGACCAGATCCTGGCAAAAAAAGTTCCCGATATTGATGTGATTATCAGTGGCCATACCCACACCAAACTTGAAGAATCGATCATCGAAGGTAAGACGCTCATTTGTTCCGCCGGAGACAGCTGCAAGTACCTCGGTGTTTTGCAAATTTCTCAAAAATCCGGTTCTTCAGACTGGGGACTTGTCGATTACCGTCTGCCGGCAATCGATGAAAGACTGCCTGAGGATCCGCGGATTGCCGGTATTGTAAGTCAGTTCAAACAACAGGTTCAGGACAAATTCTTTGCTCCGTTTCAGTTAAATTATGATCAAATATTGGCAGAATCTCCCTATAACTTCCGGAAGGTCAACGACATATTGAATACGCATCAGGAAGATCCATTGGCCAACCTGATTTCTGATGCCTACGTTTATGCTGTGAAAAAGGCGGAAGGTTCCGGCTATGTTCCGGTGGATGTCGCAGTTGTACCTGCCGGGACGATCAGAGGTACCTTTTTTAAGGGCGCGATCACGGCCGCCGACGCCTTCAGCGTAAGCTCCCTCGGGATCGGTCCGGATAATATTCCGGGGTATCCGCTGGTTTCTGTCTATTTAACCGGCAAGGAATTAAAGACCCTATGCGAAGTAGATGCCTCGATCTCGCCGATGATGGCTGAAGCCCAATTGTTCATGTCAGGTATTAATTTCACGTATAATCCGAACCGGATGATATTCAATAAGGTCACTGACGCCGTGTTGCAGAAGCCGGACGAATCTATTGAAGAGATTGACGATACCAAATTATACAGGGTAGTTGCCGGTTTGTATTCTGCTCAGATGCTTTCAATCGTCGGCGATAAATCTTATGGTCTATTATCGATTGTGCCGAAAACAGAAGAAGGTACGCCGGTTACAGATTTTGAAGCCCAGATCGTCAAAGACACAGCCGGAAATAATGCCGAAGTCAAAGAATGGCAGGCCCTCGCCTTATATCTTCAGTCCTTTGCTAAAGTCGGCGGAGTTCCAACGATCTCCGATGATTACGGCATGATACTTGGAAGAAAAGTGGTAGACAACAGCCATCATCCAATATCCCTGCTCGCCAATCCGAACAAAATAACCCTGACGGTCTATACTGTTGTTCTTGTTATAGCACTGATTATTTTTGTGATTTACAGGATAGTTACCCGCCGCAGACGCTTGGCTCGAATCAACCAGAAATCTGTCTAA
- a CDS encoding agmatine deiminase family protein — translation MFPSDLNYRMPAEWARHERTFISWPVRSSMCHPENYEAVCEGYADIIRAIGEFEPVTVLINPDERSLLEGRFRNRPIELLPLAHNDAWLRDNGPTFIVNDQGDIAGINWHFNAWGGKYPDWDLDNQVAPQILKHLGLSPFDAPLIMEGGSLHVDGEGTLLTTAECLLHPNRNPDLSQERITELLKKYLSIHKVIWLGKGLYGDETDGHVDNIACFASPGKILIQVCDDPCDPNYAITRENLAVLNRETDARGRTLEIIPIQQPPAVFADGKRLTLSYLNFYFVNGGIILPVFGGQAAETDAQAIRTLSRIFPERRIRTVNGMAIIGEGGNVHCTTQQMPAVNR, via the coding sequence ATGTTTCCGAGCGATTTAAACTATAGAATGCCTGCGGAATGGGCGAGACACGAACGGACATTTATTTCCTGGCCGGTCCGGTCATCGATGTGCCATCCGGAAAATTACGAGGCTGTCTGTGAGGGTTATGCCGACATTATTCGAGCCATCGGGGAATTTGAACCCGTCACTGTATTGATAAACCCCGACGAACGATCCCTGCTCGAAGGCCGCTTTCGAAACAGGCCGATCGAGCTTCTGCCGCTGGCGCACAATGATGCCTGGCTTCGGGATAACGGGCCGACGTTTATTGTCAATGATCAGGGAGATATAGCCGGCATTAACTGGCACTTCAATGCCTGGGGCGGCAAATATCCGGACTGGGATCTGGACAATCAGGTCGCACCGCAAATATTGAAGCACCTCGGACTGAGTCCGTTTGATGCGCCGCTGATTATGGAAGGCGGCTCGCTGCACGTGGACGGAGAAGGTACACTCTTGACAACGGCCGAATGCCTGCTTCATCCGAACCGCAACCCCGATCTTTCCCAGGAGCGGATTACGGAACTATTGAAGAAATATTTGAGTATCCACAAAGTTATCTGGCTGGGAAAAGGCTTATATGGAGATGAAACGGACGGACATGTCGATAATATCGCCTGTTTTGCGTCGCCTGGCAAAATCCTGATTCAGGTCTGTGATGACCCTTGCGATCCGAATTATGCGATTACCCGGGAAAACCTCGCAGTGTTAAACCGGGAAACGGACGCCAGAGGAAGAACCCTTGAAATCATCCCAATACAGCAGCCTCCCGCCGTATTTGCTGACGGTAAACGGCTGACGCTGAGTTATTTGAACTTTTACTTTGTCAACGGCGGAATCATTTTACCTGTATTTGGCGGCCAGGCTGCCGAAACAGATGCCCAGGCTATTCGGACCCTGAGCCGGATATTTCCGGAAAGACGGATCCGTACCGTTAATGGAATGGCCATTATTGGGGAAGGCGGCAATGTTCACTGTACCACCCAGCAGATGCCTGCTGTAAACCGTTGA
- a CDS encoding AMP-binding protein: MNLASRYIGKTDFDSYEDFCANYQVKVPDNFNFAYDIVDEYARLEPERPALVWCDDHGNERIFTFTDLKKYSDKTANMLSEAGIGKGDKVMLILRRRYEVYIAILALAKIGAIYIPSSNQLTQKDIIYRNNAASIKAIIAYHDPVILDHVEASREESSTLETLFLVGAKRPGWVDFDSSLEAASENWVRPTGADATTNDDTMIIYFTSGTTSMPKMAIQSFTYPLGHIVTAKYWQRVVDGGLHLTVSDSGWAKFGWGKIYGQWICGAVQFVYDMDKFIPEKLLEMMRKYKLSTFCAPPTIYRFLLEHNLEKYNLSSIVHCSTAGEPLNPDVFNRFKSITGLSILNGFGQSETTVLVANFEWLDIYPGAMGKPNPAYKIDVVDENGVPCPPGVEGELVIREADSNKPAGLFCGYYMDETATHKVWYDDTYHTGDMAYWDEHGFLWFVGRNDDVIKASGYRISPFEVESALIEHPAVVECAVTGAPDAVRGTVVKATVVLAKGYTASESLKKEIQDYVKKVTAPYKYPRILEFVDELPKTIGGKIKRAQIRREDTEKFQDKE; the protein is encoded by the coding sequence ATGAACCTCGCTTCAAGATATATCGGGAAAACCGATTTTGATTCTTATGAAGATTTTTGTGCGAATTATCAAGTGAAAGTACCTGACAATTTCAATTTTGCGTATGATATCGTCGATGAATATGCCCGTCTGGAACCGGAGCGTCCAGCGCTGGTCTGGTGCGACGACCACGGTAATGAACGGATCTTTACCTTTACCGACCTGAAAAAATACTCGGATAAAACGGCGAACATGTTAAGCGAAGCCGGGATCGGCAAAGGCGACAAAGTCATGCTGATCCTGAGAAGGCGTTATGAAGTGTACATAGCGATTCTGGCTCTGGCCAAAATCGGCGCGATCTATATTCCTTCTTCCAATCAGCTTACGCAGAAGGATATTATTTATCGAAATAATGCCGCATCGATTAAAGCGATCATCGCCTATCATGATCCGGTAATTCTCGACCATGTCGAAGCTTCCAGGGAAGAATCGTCAACGCTCGAAACGCTGTTTCTGGTTGGGGCTAAGCGTCCGGGCTGGGTTGATTTTGACAGCAGCCTGGAGGCCGCTTCCGAAAACTGGGTCCGGCCGACAGGTGCTGACGCTACAACGAATGACGACACAATGATCATCTATTTCACGTCAGGGACCACGAGCATGCCCAAAATGGCCATTCAGAGCTTCACCTATCCGCTTGGTCATATTGTGACGGCCAAATACTGGCAGCGCGTCGTGGACGGCGGGCTTCACCTGACGGTTTCCGATTCCGGCTGGGCTAAATTTGGCTGGGGGAAAATTTACGGCCAGTGGATTTGCGGCGCGGTGCAGTTTGTCTATGATATGGACAAGTTTATCCCTGAAAAGCTTTTGGAAATGATGCGAAAATATAAGTTATCCACGTTTTGCGCACCGCCGACAATTTATCGTTTCCTGCTTGAACACAATCTCGAAAAATATAACCTGTCCTCGATTGTTCACTGCTCCACAGCCGGAGAACCTTTAAATCCGGATGTCTTTAACCGTTTTAAAAGCATTACCGGCTTAAGCATCTTAAACGGATTTGGCCAGAGCGAGACGACCGTGCTGGTTGCCAACTTTGAATGGCTGGATATTTATCCAGGAGCGATGGGCAAACCGAATCCAGCCTACAAGATTGATGTGGTCGATGAAAACGGAGTTCCATGCCCTCCGGGAGTCGAAGGAGAACTGGTCATCCGCGAGGCTGATTCCAATAAGCCTGCCGGATTGTTCTGCGGGTACTACATGGATGAAACTGCTACCCATAAAGTGTGGTATGACGATACGTACCACACAGGGGATATGGCCTACTGGGATGAACACGGCTTTTTATGGTTTGTCGGCCGCAATGACGATGTCATTAAGGCTTCCGGCTACAGGATCAGTCCTTTTGAAGTTGAAAGTGCGCTGATCGAACATCCAGCTGTCGTGGAGTGTGCTGTTACCGGCGCGCCGGATGCTGTTAGGGGAACGGTCGTCAAAGCGACTGTTGTGCTGGCCAAAGGCTATACGGCCTCCGAATCTTTAAAAAAAGAGATCCAGGACTATGTTAAAAAGGTGACGGCTCCGTATAAATACCCGAGAATCCTCGAATTTGTCGACGAACTGCCGAAGACGATCGGCGGCAAGATCAAACGCGCCCAGATCCGGCGTGAAGACACGGAAAAGTTTCAGGATAAAGAATAA